In the Uranotaenia lowii strain MFRU-FL chromosome 1, ASM2978415v1, whole genome shotgun sequence genome, aatttattcacaatTAATAAAAcctaaatatttctattttaatttttaatgtataCACAAAATTCTTTTGCTGCGTTTCCTAGAGGTTGGTTATTTTTTGTTAGGTCGACCTGAAAACAAACAACATGCAAATCTCAGCTTTGAATCACTTTAAATTGATTTAACATACTAACCTGCTCCAGCGCCATAATTTACTGCAGATCTCAGCGGATTTAATATAATCGTCAGGTCCTCCGGTGGCCTAATTTTGTAAAGATCTTCAGCAGCCAGCGGCGGCTTCACCGGTATCATCGGCACTCAACATTTCAAGCAGTCAGTATTTTCTTCATCGGTGTCGGTATAGATCGATGCGAAAACCAATTCCTCAATAAGTTGGTTCTTACACtcagaactgaaaaaaatgtaaatatattatttttcatgtattttcacGTTTTACCGTGCCCACTCCCAGAGTTATTTCTCGGCGTGTAGTAACTGAAATATTTCTCGCCGAGAAATATCTcggttattaaaatttatgcattgagaaataTCTACGACAGTGACATCTGGTGGTGATTATTAGAACGAAATTCAATATGACGGTTGACCTTAGGAACTATTGTGGATATTATGCATTATCATtggaaagaaataattttttgagaattttcaacttgaatgatttattcaatcaataaattttacattaccATCTCACCTCCCGCCCCCTTTATCATACTCTTCTGCAAAAAATATGTTGGCCGAAAACTTTACCCTGAGAAAATCGTTCCCGGATCATTGAGAATAAATCATTTTCATACCTCggagttttgattcaaaaacccgGAGGACATGAGCTGACGCATGTGGCGGTGAtagattttctttaaacatgcaTGTTTCTATAGGATGATCACTTCTGGTTTTTTTATCAGCATTTCGGGAACCAcctgtaaattgaaaaaaaaaatctaatttacgATAGCTTTGAAGTTACATGTATCTGTTGTACATGGTCAAagatatcaaaaaaatttgaacaggtTACTTTCTGTTCTTTTTCAGAGATGTCTAAAGGAGGAGGAGTGCTTAAATTTCCATTTCAAACAATTGTTAAATACTCCTACAAGACATAATTATAATAGGTTACCTACCATCACGGACGATGTTTACTGGGAAAGCTTGCACTACCGATATCTCGCTTGATGGGACCTTCGGGGGAAACCAGAAATATTCAAGCCCCCTTCGCACCGGATAGAGACGAAGTGCACTTAGCATCTTTTCGTGCTGCTGTCGAGACTTTTGAATCAATATGACTGTGGGATCCTTCCTGCTTTCGGCTGATTAACATCAGAAATACAATCCGGAAAAAGTGAGGTTGCgtgaatttcgaatgaaaaCAAACCACAAAGCGATGACAGATGATGGATTGAAATGTTTCGCGATTCTAATTTTTATGCACCGGATGATTTCTCATGGAGAAATGTTTCAAgtgcattaaaaaataatatcgcaataccttttttttaatgactgaaaaaatTTATCGCCTTAAATTAACtggataattaaaaataaatattttttatattttattaatttctgaGTGTACCCGTCAGGCTTTCTGCAACTACCGCTATTTCAACACCACGACTATAAGTTTAGTTTAAAAGGGAAAATCATTTGGTAGATTACGCATAATATAGAAAAGGATGGACAATAAAACACGAGACAGAAAACTTTTGACAGTAGAAATTTTGCCGCAATACAGAACGATTGTTAGAGTGCCTGTGCATTCGTTGAAATTATGTCCCGAATTTCAGGAGAAACTAAGCGTCCCAAGATTCGGAAGGGTTCTCACACGAACTTCGAATAAATTCAGCTATTTCCCTGTTGTTCGGAGAGTCATTATCCCGAGGGTAAAATTTGCAatcttaggctgatgtcatgctgaaacaactagcaacgcaacgcaacgcaacgttccaataagattgcgttgcattgcattggtatgtcatgctggcgcgacctgtcactttgaaattccctacaaatcatcacttctctacatctgataatgctttgaatcgtctcctttctttcgggagccatcaaaaactcatcaaatcacgacccggattgcaagaatgccgaaatttgaaccgacaaaattccttgtttttttgccggaactaagaattcatgaaaattttctcgccgattaagatagtatttagtttattatcacaagttcggacagatcttcgtactattgtgcttaaaacccggaatcactgcttcaaatcgagaaaaaacaatgttcctattggatttcctactagtcgcgctactaaacacattggcatcagattggtcgcgctacacaaagcgaccagtatgacaggtctgcgcgatttccatggagatcaaatgagagctggttagtcgtgtgaacgttgcgttgtaggtcgcgttgctagttgcttcagcatgacatcagccttagtgTGTAGATTTTGATCATTATACACATCGAATTGAATGTTATTTTGTGAGCGTGTAAAAGGCTTAGGAAAGAGAGAGATGATAAAGTCAGTCGATTAACGTATTTTGGCGTGAACGGACGCGAGTGTATCAAACCAAATGCTGTTGTCCGGAAGATTCAATCGATGAATCCGACAGTaagtaaataatttgaaattactGATTTTTTACCTGACTCCCGAATGTTGTGTCTTTGCCTCAAATTGCACGAAGGAAACAATCCACGCATATGTTTGCTGCTGGCTTGTGCGTTATGGCTGTATCGAAAGGGATAGAGAACTACTTCGCTTGCCGGATGTTGCGTCGAATGGTGTTTTGCCCTTTTGCTTTATTCTGGCCGTGTTTCCCAACAGTCTCCGAGCGAATACCTTCGGGATTAATTCTGTGATGCTCTTTTTCGCCGAATTGCCGAACAAACCACGCGGTTGAAAATTTCCGACTAAATAACGGGACCCAATTTGCAACTATCGAGAATCGGAAATGCATAGTGGTTCAAGctttagatgatttttttttatcttctgaagagttttcaatttttatgagttattaaaaaagttttatagtAATCGGAAATAAGACGACTTATTGGAAATTTCCTTTATGTAGGTATTAATTGCCGAGTTATATGTTGTatgaaatattatgaaattagataaatatttataaattcattTGATTGTTCTTTACAGGCGTCCGATTTAAGCAAAccaattgataaaaagttgTATAAAGGTACTAATCCGAGCTGCCACGATTTCAATGCAACATCGGCCACATACGAAGGAGCTCCATTGCTTGTGGGGTTCAGCACAGGTCAAATACAGTTGGTATACCCTGGCAGGCGAGAGCAGGGAAAACTATACAACGAAGAGGTATTATATCTATCAAGCCAAAATGTACagatttcatttgtttaaaaaatcgctTACTTGCAGAGAATAATCGACAAATCTAAAGTTACTTGCCTAAAATGGATTCCgggttccgaaaatcaatttctGGCATCCCATGCCAGCGGATGTCTTTATATGTATAATGAAGAACTGCCATGTACACAAACTACTCCTAGCTATCAACCTTATAAGTATGGCGACGGCTACATTATATTGACGTGTAAATCGAAATCAACCCGTAATCCATTGTTTAAATGGTGTTTCGGTCAACAAGAGAACTCTAGCATCAATGAGTTTTGCTTTTCACCCTGCGGTCAAAACCTGGCAATAGTTTCACAAGATGGATTCTTGAGGGTCTTCCACTATAGCACCATGGCGTTAATTGGAATAGCAAGATCATATTTCGGCGGATTTCTTTGCGTCTGTTGGAGTCCGGATGGCAAGTACGTTGTGGTCGGTGGCGAAGACGATCTAGTTACTGTATTCTCATTACAAGAGCAACGGGTGGTCGCAAGGGGCCAGGGACACCGTTCATGGGTTTCGGTGGTTGCATTCGATCCATTTACAACATCGTATTCAAACTGGGAGAACGCGGACTTTTCCGATGATGATAACCCTATCAATGACGGTTATAATCATAACTACGGTCATGGAAGTGATGTCACGGCTACGTCGATAAGGCGATCACAACCCACCTTTAGGAATAGCATTTCTAATTCTGATAAACTTGCTACTTGTTATCGTCTTGGTTCGGTCAGCCAAGACACACAATTATGTCTATGGGATATAACAGAGGATGTCTTACGACAGTCGATAGGCCGTGTCAGTAGGAATTTAAGCTCAACTGATCCTGTATCATGTAATGTCAAAAAGTGAGTTGACATTTTACCTGTTTATTGTTTTATcgaaaattgcatgaaattcatttttcacttattttacAGCGAGTTTCCTAAAAGCTCAAACAATAGTCAAGCCGGGCAGCATTCTGAAGCAAATAAGGATTCAACTAGATCAACAGATTTTTCAGTCACTGATGATAACGATACTGTAGATAACGCTAATTTTAATATGAAGTCTATAACACTAAATAGTAATAATTTATGTAATACTTTAAATTGTGATGATGGTAGCAGCAATGGAAAAGGTTCCACAAATAGCATCAGCGAtggaaaacattcaaaaaaccACACATTTAAAGCAAGCACTTTGAGTTCTTCAAACAATGCTGGTatcaaaaaagagaaaaacaacACAAGCGAGAAATTTGTCAAGAATGATATCGTTCATCACCACTCGACGATTAACTCAATAACAcaacgtttttcaaatttcggttTTGGAAACAGTAGCATTAATAGCAGTAGtaatagtgaaaaaaatgaaaaaagtgaaaggtCAGGAAAAAACAATAGTAGACGAAATATCATATCGCTTACGGTCAAATCAAATAATAGCAATAATGTTCATAGTAGTTCGAACAATAACAATTTGCAAAATGCTAATGCCACTACCAACAACAGCAGTCATCTCAACAACAACATCGATCATACGATTTCCACTTCTTCGAGCAGCGGTAGCGGTGGAGGTGGCCTGTCCAATACAATTACATCAATCATGACTTCATCTCTGACTAAAAACAAACGCGGGGCAGATTGTACCGGTACCAGTGGAAGTGGAAGTAGCATTATTTCCTCATATGATCCGGTTAAACTAATCGGTACCCCGGCATGTCCAAGATTCGACGACTGTCCAGTATTAGAGCCATTGGTGTGCAAGAAAATAGCCCACGAGAGGTTAACGGCATTAATCTTCCGGGAAGATTGTTTCCTCACTGCATGTCAGGATGGCTTTGTTTATACGTGGGCTAGACCTGGTTATATTGTAAGTACCTAgttgtaattgttttttattgtgtAACGAACGCCTTCTTTGGTAATACATAAGGTTAAGTTCTTTTGGAAGGTTCATTTACCTGTCTAACGTTTATCTATGGTATTTCAGAATCCTCCTCAGCATTTACCTCCAAGCCCTACAGCGCCCCCAGGCGGAACAGTCGTGTAAAAGGTAACAGTGGTAATTGCAATTTCTACAACATTCACACATCTTATGCCTTCAATGTTtgttagaaatattttaattgtgTTATTAAAGTAGGATATGTTTTAAtaagtttgtaaaaattatggacGAAGCGTccatatttaaataatttcatgtttaaatcagctgtaatttatcaaaaattaacaaacaaaatgtcGAATCAAAACTTTGTTACTCGTGGAAAAAATACAATACAGCTAATAGTTGTGTAATATAATATAGAAGCGTGCGGCCATTATTTTTACTCTACATATCTACCCTGTTACTCTGCTGTCCACAACAAATACAAAGTCCTCATTTTGCGATTATGCAAATTACGCGTGGAACCATAACCTGCTTCGTGATGCTCAATCtttcacggaaaataataaaaaggtaaaattcaccGAGTTAACAAAGGTGAaagctcgtgaaagccaaaaaggtaacttctacctcttcgaggtgaaactcacctcacagtgaggtaaaatttacctgaatcgaggtttaTAACACGGAGAAGCTCAGTGGGTGGGAAATTTTGAAGGTAAACATAGGTGGGAACTCAGGGTCGGTGTGTTGCAACGTGACACTTTCCTTCGGCGGAACTCGCACTAGAGGAATCCAACTGGAATCAGACAACCAGGGGCGTACACGGGTGATTACCTCTCATGCTAGCACCCAGGTCCAGTAATTATGCTACTCAAAACGCGGACATAAACAGAACATGTAATTTCGAATGGAAATTCGCTCGAGTGAAATATGGAAACGGAAATGGAAcaacgaaatcaaattaatcaaaaaggTGCAGATTAACTAAATATTCCCAATAAAGTACTGCCTTTAGCTTAGATTTTACATAATGGGGTAAGgtttattttaacataatttcCCTGTTGTGACGTCACATTTAGGCATACTTGCGGTTAGTTTTGGTTTTTCACGGAACTTAGCTGGAACGGCGACAGGTGGCTGGCTCGGTGAACAGCAACGGTTAACCACATGCATGTGATGGTTTTCAACGGCAATTCAGGGTTCACAACAGGCGCCTTTCCGGCGTCCCGGAAGAGCCCGATGCTGGCTGTATGTGTCCCCCGACTGGTGCTGCCGAAAAGTCCTCGCCGATAACCTCTAAATTGACGGGCAAGGTTATGGTGCGGGCTTAGTACCACCGGATGGTCCTCGAAACGTACCTTGTTATTGTCGAACAAAGTTATGTTTCGGATTTCTTTCTGCCTGGTTTAAGATTTGCCGTGTGTCCGTAGTCACAATTAACCTGGAGGATTAGTcgacaaaataagaaaaggccCTCTTGGACCTGCCAAGAAGGGTTATAATACCAGTGACATAACAGTTTTCATAGTCCACGTGGTTTACAAAtttactgtttttgttgttcaGTTATTTACCTTTTCTTTGTTGCTTTTTTTGTGTAGTTCTATTAACActttttatgttcttttaacaattccTTAATCTATAACAATGATTACATTTAAGTTTTAACATGTGCTTTACACGTTTTATGTTCTTGTTTACTAACCGTACTAATTTTTAATAACCGCACCGTACTACTTTCAGTGTTCGTAATACGTGTAATTTTATGTACTTTTTAACTCTAGaataagttttagaaataaattaattaatatacaccacaaatttaaacaaaactctAAATTTACTTCGACTACACGCGACGCGCACTCTAACGAGGTCACAGACAGAAAGAACATGTTCCGCTCTGAAAATATTTGCGAGACTTTACTTTCAGTGGACCGACACACATACATATCTATTCGGAGGCAAATTTACACGGTGCGTCGCTCTCTGGGTGCCCACACTTCCCCGTGACGTCCCTGGTTGAGCACGACGCCTATGcacggaaaaattgagttattcataaaatgtgttgcgattacaccttcaaaataacttatCGGTAGTTGCTCAAAATTTGTATAACCTCAATTCAGTTTTGAGTAGTTTTGGGTTGCCAATATacatttttgaactaaaactCGATTATGcagctctgtataaaaagtttgctgttgttggaatCTGTTGAACAGGGATGTTCAAAGCTAATtgtgagctttttctgcattttaatgaaaaaaagagcaagaagaaaaacaattcATAAGAAGAAAAACATTCATGGAGGTCCGTGAATTAACTTTTTAGAGTTTAGCTATCAGAATTCGGCGGAAATAGCGgtacaaaaaagtttgtttttgttggatATCTTCAAAGATGTCAAAAGTGAAACGAAAAGCTTTTGGTGGCGGTTGTAGTTCAccgcaaataattttaattttcaaatcattggCTGAAATCGTCGAAAGTAATTGAATCTGGTTTCACATTGcttgttaaacaattttttgctcAAAGATTTATTTTGAGCTTCTTCATCTGTGCATCGAAAATGTTGGGGCCATCCGCTCGgaacgtaaaaaaaaattagctacgAAATCCAGGTaagtaaaactgaaaaaatgaatCCTTCCATTATCTGACAAAGAGGAAACTTTATAGAGGCATCATTTTAGAAGTTGGCCGAGATACCTGTTCGGAATTGGAAGAAGCTGCCAACAGTACTGGAgaatcggaaaaattaaaataaagagaACGGATCTGCGCTATGGCACCGGTGGATTGCAGGCAAACTTACCATCAGCGTTTTGAATATCAAGACGTATTCTGTTCTTTATCGGGAGGTAGAagcagatttataaaaaaaataggatcGGAAGACAGCTAAATGAGCGTCAACCGACACCGTCGTGATGATCATCTACTCCGGGAGCTGAAAACGAAAAGATTTTGCGACGAAATTTATGCTTGTGAAACAATGAAGGATTAATACAGGCAGGTTTAGAAGATCAAGAATATTTGACATACTTTATTGTTGCTTTCAAAATTACATACTATTTTAAGGTAAAAACACATCTGATTCCCATCTGTGATATGATAGCCATCCAGGACACAATTCACTGGAGGCGGGTGGTGGCTTAAAACATGCATTAATACTAGTATGTAAGGTAATTACTATAATCATCACcgttaatgttaattttttttgcattattattatctttatctttattggctttttattaGGTTATAatgtcatttatttatttttataagtgCTTCTAATTcggtgttcaaaatttcattctatCGCCAGGTTAAATTAACTTCACTATACGTGACTATACGGAAATATGACCCCGGaaagaaaatttgtagaaatcaAAAAGACTTCTTACACCCAGCAGAGACGGAAGCCGTTATTTCAGAATAACCAAGAAACGCAGCTACAGTTTGCACGTCTATCAGGGTGCACTATGCGCCCTGGATTACGTTTCACATGAAGATTTTCTCCTGTACAGTCGTTTAATTCCTCGGTAGAAGAAACATTACCGCTGGTAGCTATACGAGATGCATGAGGGATAACAACCAAGGAAATTCTAATGACTGTTATCCCGTTCAACATGAGTTGCCGCGAGACGCCGGATT is a window encoding:
- the LOC129738944 gene encoding WD repeat-containing protein 20, translated to MSIQLVDSSGKDDLKTQFVTREGEYRLMTLSEYSRPNRVGYQNNQSNPQVRVSLVTLPTQSGASNTNQEINSSQPPAAGLVCSVSGALPASSGATNINCLEQTHQSCSGSSNSTPIGGDRICFNYGKELYVYAYRGVKKASDLSKPIDKKLYKGTNPSCHDFNATSATYEGAPLLVGFSTGQIQLVYPGRREQGKLYNEERIIDKSKVTCLKWIPGSENQFLASHASGCLYMYNEELPCTQTTPSYQPYKYGDGYIILTCKSKSTRNPLFKWCFGQQENSSINEFCFSPCGQNLAIVSQDGFLRVFHYSTMALIGIARSYFGGFLCVCWSPDGKYVVVGGEDDLVTVFSLQEQRVVARGQGHRSWVSVVAFDPFTTSYSNWENADFSDDDNPINDGYNHNYGHGSDVTATSIRRSQPTFRNSISNSDKLATCYRLGSVSQDTQLCLWDITEDVLRQSIGRVSRNLSSTDPVSCNVKNEFPKSSNNSQAGQHSEANKDSTRSTDFSVTDDNDTVDNANFNMKSITLNSNNLCNTLNCDDGSSNGKGSTNSISDGKHSKNHTFKASTLSSSNNAGIKKEKNNTSEKFVKNDIVHHHSTINSITQRFSNFGFGNSSINSSSNSEKNEKSERSGKNNSRRNIISLTVKSNNSNNVHSSSNNNNLQNANATTNNSSHLNNNIDHTISTSSSSGSGGGGLSNTITSIMTSSLTKNKRGADCTGTSGSGSSIISSYDPVKLIGTPACPRFDDCPVLEPLVCKKIAHERLTALIFREDCFLTACQDGFVYTWARPGYINPPQHLPPSPTAPPGGTVV